A genomic region of Desulfovibrio sp. contains the following coding sequences:
- a CDS encoding polysaccharide biosynthesis/export family protein encodes MEAHGEYHARALSLLQLQPRSPVERACPEQTSAPPTTRDTRYCENIDYGTLGPYSLFAEPPLGAMQARIHCINTAMSHRTIFTFLLIFFALSSAVKAENAPQPYAANLFQGNFSQSKDAAKDAKDASIIAPGDRVVLRLWGGDLKVDSTLIVAADGHLDVPEVGAIPVAGLGYDKLTEALRSKLAANGHADAQIYAAPLDARPVAVFVTGGVARPGRYTGTPGDPLLSFLDKAGGLDPMRGSYRDIRLMRDGKAVASLDLYPFARKGVLPAVRVQEGDTLVVGDKGPTITAIGAVRTSAKFEFPKGKSTGTALIELAEPQNSASHIALSGTRNGAPYSTYLPLKELRNLMLEDGDQVQFIADAPGNTMMVEVQGAVRGASRFPVRRGARLQEVKNFIAVEPGRANLQAMYIKRKSVAARQKKAIADSLRRLEETALTASSASADEAAIRAKEAEMVSKFVERAKSVEPEGVVVLDGGPDKADLSLEDGDIIVIPPKSDVVLVSGEVMMPQAMLWGKKKDVDDYIKGAGGYTNRADHDKVLVLHQNGSVSQNGDDILPGDQVMVLPRVESKNMQAVKDITQVIMQVVVSARLLLGMPSL; translated from the coding sequence ATGGAAGCGCACGGCGAATACCACGCCCGTGCGCTTTCCTTGTTGCAGTTGCAGCCTCGCAGCCCTGTTGAACGGGCATGCCCTGAGCAGACCTCAGCGCCGCCAACCACTAGAGATACAAGGTATTGCGAGAATATTGACTACGGAACCCTGGGGCCATACAGCCTGTTTGCGGAACCACCTCTGGGGGCCATGCAAGCCCGAATCCATTGCATCAACACTGCCATGTCGCACAGAACTATTTTTACTTTTCTGCTGATCTTTTTCGCCCTGTCCAGCGCGGTCAAGGCCGAGAACGCACCCCAGCCCTACGCTGCCAACCTGTTTCAGGGCAATTTTTCGCAGAGCAAGGACGCCGCCAAGGACGCCAAAGATGCCTCCATCATCGCACCGGGCGACCGGGTGGTGCTGCGCCTGTGGGGAGGCGACCTCAAGGTGGACAGCACCCTGATTGTGGCCGCTGACGGACATCTGGATGTACCGGAAGTGGGGGCCATACCTGTGGCGGGCCTTGGCTACGACAAGCTGACCGAGGCCTTGCGCAGCAAACTAGCCGCCAACGGACACGCCGATGCGCAGATCTACGCGGCACCGCTGGATGCCCGGCCTGTGGCTGTTTTTGTCACCGGCGGCGTTGCCAGACCTGGCCGTTACACCGGCACCCCCGGCGATCCGCTGCTGAGCTTTCTGGACAAGGCCGGTGGCCTTGACCCCATGCGCGGCAGTTATCGTGACATCCGCCTGATGCGCGATGGCAAGGCCGTTGCCAGCCTCGACCTCTACCCCTTTGCCCGCAAAGGCGTGTTGCCCGCAGTGCGCGTACAGGAGGGAGACACTCTTGTGGTGGGCGACAAAGGCCCCACCATTACGGCCATTGGTGCGGTGCGCACCTCTGCAAAATTTGAATTTCCCAAGGGCAAATCCACCGGTACGGCCCTGATCGAACTGGCCGAACCGCAAAACAGCGCCTCGCACATCGCCCTCTCCGGCACCCGCAACGGCGCGCCCTACAGCACCTATCTGCCGCTCAAGGAACTGCGCAACCTCATGCTTGAAGACGGCGATCAGGTGCAGTTTATTGCAGATGCGCCCGGCAATACCATGATGGTTGAGGTGCAGGGCGCAGTGCGCGGAGCTTCGCGCTTTCCCGTGCGGCGCGGCGCCCGCCTGCAGGAAGTGAAAAACTTTATTGCCGTTGAGCCTGGCCGTGCCAACCTTCAGGCCATGTACATCAAACGCAAGAGCGTTGCTGCCCGGCAGAAAAAGGCCATTGCGGATTCCCTGCGCAGGCTGGAGGAAACAGCCCTCACAGCTTCCTCCGCCAGTGCGGATGAAGCTGCCATCCGCGCCAAGGAGGCAGAGATGGTCTCCAAATTCGTGGAGCGGGCCAAGAGCGTGGAACCGGAAGGCGTGGTTGTGCTTGACGGCGGGCCGGACAAAGCTGACCTCTCTCTGGAAGACGGCGATATCATTGTGATCCCGCCCAAGAGCGACGTGGTGCTGGTAAGCGGCGAGGTCATGATGCCGCAGGCCATGCTGTGGGGCAAAAAGAAGGATGTGGACGATTACATCAAGGGGGCTGGCGGCTACACCAACCGTGCAGACCACGACAAGGTTCTTGTGCTGCACCAGAACGGCTCCGTCTCGCAGAACGGCGATGATATTCTGCCCGGTGATCAGGTAATGGTTCTGCCCAGGGTTGAATCCAAGAACATGCAGGCAGTCAAGGACATCACCCAGGTTATCATGCAGGTGGTTGTTTCCGCCCGGTTGCTGCTGGGCATGCCGTCGTTGTAA
- a CDS encoding outer membrane homotrimeric porin, with protein sequence MKKIATLLLAAGLVFGVATGASAIDFKAKGQWIMSFDYGQNGGFTGGNGKTGFNQSTKQYKNEDEFEARQRVRLQLDAVASEALSGTVFFELGDQAWGRSDQGGALGADGNNVVEVKNAYIDWMVPQTDLKFRMGIQGMALPSFTTGSNVFNDDVAGITASYQFNETVGVTALWARPYNDNYVNTVDHNGNRSSYMDNMDVFALLVPLTFDGVKVTPWVMYSAIGPNAFRGEGYNKYYSNVSGTSSKFPAAGMIPVGGALHKDGSASTKAMGTYGNAVWAGLTGEVTAFDPFRIAWDFNYGSVSYEDSRANRAGWLGSLLFEYKLDWAIPGLYGWYASGDDGNPANGSERMPSISVNNNNNGFSDFAFNGGPMIGREAILGYDMSGTWGIGARLKDMSFIENLKHTFRLNLIGGTNSTTMTRYLAGHNGAYKTLKDSTGPNSQLAGMNPLYMTTNDTALEFGLSNDYKMYDNFTVSLDAAYIATWLDQSRGVWGNSKMNGRSDQERDPWNVNVRFVYSF encoded by the coding sequence ATGAAAAAGATCGCTACTCTTCTGTTGGCGGCCGGCCTTGTGTTCGGCGTTGCCACGGGCGCCAGCGCCATCGACTTCAAGGCCAAGGGCCAGTGGATCATGAGCTTCGACTACGGCCAGAACGGCGGTTTCACCGGCGGTAACGGCAAGACGGGCTTCAATCAGTCCACCAAGCAGTACAAGAACGAAGACGAATTCGAAGCTCGTCAGCGCGTTCGTCTGCAGTTGGACGCCGTGGCTTCTGAAGCCCTGTCCGGTACCGTGTTCTTTGAACTCGGCGACCAGGCCTGGGGCCGTTCCGATCAGGGCGGTGCCCTTGGCGCTGACGGCAATAATGTTGTCGAAGTGAAGAACGCCTACATCGACTGGATGGTTCCCCAGACTGACCTGAAGTTCCGCATGGGCATTCAGGGCATGGCTCTGCCCAGCTTCACCACCGGCAGCAACGTCTTTAACGATGACGTGGCCGGCATCACCGCCTCCTACCAGTTCAACGAAACCGTTGGCGTGACCGCCCTGTGGGCCCGTCCTTACAACGACAACTACGTCAATACCGTTGACCACAACGGCAACCGCAGCAGCTACATGGACAACATGGACGTGTTTGCCCTGCTGGTGCCCCTGACCTTTGACGGCGTGAAAGTGACCCCCTGGGTCATGTACAGCGCCATTGGCCCCAACGCCTTCCGTGGCGAGGGTTACAACAAGTACTACAGCAACGTTTCCGGTACCAGCAGCAAGTTTCCTGCCGCTGGTATGATCCCCGTTGGCGGTGCCCTGCATAAGGACGGCAGCGCCAGCACCAAGGCCATGGGCACCTACGGCAACGCCGTGTGGGCTGGCCTGACCGGCGAAGTGACCGCGTTTGATCCCTTCCGCATCGCGTGGGATTTCAACTACGGTTCCGTCTCCTATGAAGACAGCCGCGCCAACCGCGCTGGCTGGCTGGGTTCTTTGCTGTTCGAATACAAGCTTGACTGGGCCATCCCCGGCTTGTACGGCTGGTACGCTTCCGGCGACGACGGCAACCCGGCCAACGGTTCCGAACGCATGCCTTCCATCAGCGTGAACAACAACAACAACGGCTTCTCTGACTTCGCCTTCAACGGCGGACCCATGATTGGCCGCGAAGCCATCCTCGGCTACGACATGTCCGGCACCTGGGGTATCGGCGCCCGCTTGAAGGATATGAGCTTCATCGAAAACCTGAAGCACACCTTCCGCCTGAACCTCATCGGCGGCACCAACAGCACCACCATGACCCGTTACCTTGCTGGTCACAACGGTGCGTACAAGACCCTGAAGGATTCCACTGGCCCCAACTCCCAGTTGGCCGGTATGAACCCCTTGTACATGACCACCAACGACACCGCGTTGGAATTCGGTCTGTCCAACGATTACAAGATGTATGACAACTTCACCGTGTCCCTTGACGCCGCCTACATCGCCACCTGGCTTGACCAGTCCCGCGGCGTGTGGGGCAACAGCAAGATGAACGGCCGTAGCGACCAGGAACGTGATCCCTGGAACGTGAACGTCCGTTTCGTGTACTCCTTCTAA
- a CDS encoding Crp/Fnr family transcriptional regulator: protein MERALEASPLFSGMTGQEARMCLACSGAFEEQHGKGALIFAESDPPERLYVLLEGAVNVCRESTEGRRAVMARVDAPGDLFGEVHVFLGRPSYGCSVLAETPVRILGIPARFFYATCEKACSVHSRMIRNMLGIFAHKAFFLTRRISLLSSGSLRRKLAALLLEHRRPDGIVSLAMNREQMADFLGVTRPSLSRELAAMRDEGLLQMEGRSIRVPDIASLNFLCEYFPA, encoded by the coding sequence ATGGAACGCGCCCTGGAAGCATCCCCTCTGTTTTCTGGAATGACCGGACAGGAGGCACGTATGTGCCTTGCATGCAGCGGCGCATTTGAAGAGCAGCACGGCAAGGGTGCGCTGATTTTTGCAGAATCCGACCCACCGGAAAGACTGTATGTGCTGCTGGAAGGTGCGGTGAACGTGTGCCGGGAATCAACCGAAGGCAGACGCGCCGTCATGGCGCGTGTGGATGCCCCCGGTGATCTTTTCGGCGAGGTGCATGTTTTTTTGGGCCGGCCGAGCTATGGTTGCAGCGTCCTGGCGGAAACGCCTGTGCGCATACTGGGCATACCCGCCCGGTTTTTCTACGCCACCTGCGAAAAAGCCTGCTCCGTCCATTCACGCATGATCCGCAACATGCTCGGCATTTTTGCGCACAAGGCTTTTTTTCTCACGCGCCGCATTTCACTGCTGTCCTCCGGCAGTTTGCGGCGCAAACTTGCAGCCTTGCTGCTGGAACACCGCCGCCCTGACGGCATAGTTTCACTGGCAATGAACCGCGAACAGATGGCTGATTTTCTGGGCGTGACCCGCCCCTCACTTTCACGCGAGCTCGCCGCCATGCGCGACGAAGGCCTTCTGCAAATGGAGGGTAGAAGCATTCGCGTACCTGACATAGCCTCACTGAATTTTTTGTGCGAATATTTCCCGGCCTGA
- a CDS encoding cupin domain-containing protein yields the protein MDRILKNLEFAAALPLAAQVECQPGQIASKTLIQNASVGITLFAFDANEEISAHTSTGDAMVLVLEGSAQVTISGQSHTVQAGEVIIMPAGQPHSVRAQERFKMLLTVVFPTPKTPA from the coding sequence ATGGACCGCATTCTCAAGAACCTTGAATTCGCCGCAGCGCTGCCCCTGGCCGCGCAGGTCGAGTGCCAGCCTGGCCAGATCGCCAGCAAGACCCTTATCCAAAACGCCTCTGTGGGCATCACCCTGTTTGCCTTTGACGCCAACGAAGAAATCAGCGCCCACACCTCCACGGGTGATGCCATGGTTCTCGTGCTCGAAGGCTCGGCGCAGGTAACCATCAGCGGCCAGTCACATACCGTGCAGGCAGGTGAAGTGATTATCATGCCCGCCGGCCAGCCGCACTCTGTACGCGCGCAAGAGCGCTTCAAGATGCTGCTTACCGTTGTTTTTCCTACCCCCAAGACCCCCGCGTAG
- a CDS encoding molybdopterin-binding protein: MKTIHVHDAVGSILCHDITRIIPGESKGPVFRKGHVVREEDVEVLLQVGKEHLYVFESLPGMVHENDAAARVISAVSGGNLTCTEPKEGRIDLKAACDGLLRVDVPVLNRINSLGEISVATIHSMQHVTKGRSVAGARVVPLMIEDEKLRQLESFVDGPVVEVLPLRRARVGVVTTGSEVFYGRIQDAFGPVLRKKFAALGSTVVGQTLTSDEVPMTAGAIRDFLEQGADFIVVTGGMSVDPDDRTPTAIRASGAEVVSYGAPVYPGAMFLLAYAQGAAGRVPVLGLPGCVMYHKASIFDLVVPRLLAGIEVTAADVAALGHGGFCSQCEECRYPICPFGK; encoded by the coding sequence ATGAAAACCATCCATGTGCATGACGCCGTGGGCAGTATTTTGTGTCACGACATCACCAGAATTATTCCTGGTGAAAGCAAAGGGCCTGTTTTTCGCAAAGGCCATGTTGTGCGGGAAGAAGACGTTGAGGTGCTGCTGCAGGTTGGCAAAGAGCATCTTTATGTTTTTGAGTCACTGCCCGGCATGGTTCACGAAAACGATGCCGCCGCGCGCGTTATTTCTGCCGTTTCCGGCGGCAACCTGACATGCACGGAGCCCAAGGAAGGGCGTATCGACCTCAAGGCCGCCTGTGACGGGCTGCTGCGTGTGGATGTGCCTGTTCTCAACCGTATAAACAGCCTTGGCGAAATTTCTGTCGCAACTATCCACTCCATGCAGCACGTGACCAAGGGGCGCTCGGTAGCGGGAGCCCGCGTGGTGCCGTTGATGATTGAGGATGAAAAATTGCGGCAGCTAGAATCTTTCGTCGATGGGCCGGTCGTTGAAGTTCTGCCTCTGCGTCGCGCCAGGGTTGGCGTGGTCACAACGGGCAGCGAAGTATTTTACGGGCGCATTCAGGATGCCTTTGGCCCTGTGCTGCGCAAAAAGTTTGCCGCTCTTGGCAGTACGGTGGTGGGGCAGACCCTCACCAGCGACGAAGTGCCCATGACTGCCGGAGCGATCAGGGATTTTCTCGAACAAGGTGCTGATTTTATTGTGGTAACAGGTGGGATGTCTGTTGACCCGGATGATCGCACGCCAACCGCCATCCGCGCTTCCGGAGCGGAGGTGGTCAGCTATGGCGCGCCTGTGTATCCGGGGGCCATGTTCCTCCTGGCCTATGCCCAGGGGGCGGCAGGACGGGTGCCCGTGTTGGGGCTGCCCGGATGCGTCATGTACCACAAGGCCAGCATTTTTGATCTCGTTGTGCCGCGCCTGCTGGCCGGCATTGAGGTAACGGCAGCTGATGTGGCGGCATTGGGGCACGGGGGCTTTTGCTCCCAGTGTGAAGAATGCCGCTATCCGATCTGTCCGTTCGGGAAATAG
- a CDS encoding DVU3141 family protein translates to MQTRSAHWPMALPGKSRLGLSGLAVLTALLLGGCGFGGSPAQPETPPGPVTGFMIVSAVGETATVDDPDFGKGVRVSLDELFTSAKGEDCKRGTVLSGQREAEVIVICKDDKGRWIMAPRVWGQGLSQ, encoded by the coding sequence ATGCAAACGCGTTCAGCTCATTGGCCGATGGCTCTGCCCGGCAAAAGCCGCCTGGGCCTTTCCGGTCTGGCGGTTCTTACGGCCCTGCTGCTCGGCGGGTGCGGCTTCGGCGGGTCCCCGGCCCAGCCGGAAACGCCCCCCGGCCCTGTCACTGGCTTCATGATTGTCTCCGCAGTGGGAGAAACCGCTACTGTTGACGACCCTGATTTTGGCAAGGGGGTGCGCGTGAGCCTGGACGAGCTTTTCACCTCGGCCAAGGGCGAAGACTGCAAACGCGGCACTGTGCTTTCAGGCCAGCGTGAAGCGGAAGTTATTGTCATCTGCAAGGACGACAAAGGGCGCTGGATCATGGCCCCGCGAGTGTGGGGACAAGGGCTTTCGCAGTAG
- a CDS encoding molybdopterin-dependent aldehyde oxidoreductase — protein METKTLVINGIPRRLLANPDDMLVDVLRDQLQLTSVKVGCGKGQCGACTVILDGKVVRACVVKMSRVAENAAVTTLEGVGTPNNLHPLQHSWIYHGAAQCGFCTPGFIVSAKALLDSNPNPSREDVRDWFQKNHNVCRCTGYKPLVDAVMDAAALMRGDKTLDDVTFKMPADGRIWGSTMPRPSAVAKVTGTAEFGADAAHRLPANTLHLAIAQAKVSHANIKGIDTSEAEKMPGVYKVLTHKDVKGRNRITGLITFPTNKGDGWERPILNDTKIFQYGDALAIVCADSECNARAAAEKVKFDLELLPEYMSAPEAMAPDAIEIHPGTPNIYYDQIEEKGADTAPFFNDPANVVAEGDYYTQRQPHLPIEPDVGYGYVNDKGQVVLHSKSVAIHLHALMIAPGLGLEFPKDLVLVQNTTGGTFGYKFSPTMEALVGVAVMATGRPCHLRYNYEQQQNYTGKRSPFWTTVRFAANKQGKILAMETDWSVDHGPYSEFGDLLTLRGAQYIGAGYGIANIRGKGRTVATNHCWGAAFRGYGSTESEFPSEVLMDELAEKLGMDPFDIRELNCYREGDTNPSGQVPEVMSLPEMFQKMRPYYEEAKKTVKAKSTAEVKRGVGVALGVYGAGLDGPDTSEAWAELNPDGSVTVGNSWEDHGQGADSGTLGTAHEALRPLNIKPENIHLVMNDTSKTPNSGPAGGSRSQVVTGNATRVACEMLIEGMRKPSGGFFTYEEMKAEGRPVHYDGKWSAPAKDCDGKGQGEPFACYMYGLFLAEVAVEVATGKTTVEKLVCVADIGTLCNKLVVDGQIYGGLAQGVGLALTEDYEDLKKHSTLAGAGVPTIKMIPDDMEIVYVQTPRKAGPFGASGVGEMPLTAPHPAIINAIYNACGARVRHLPARPEKVLAAMPK, from the coding sequence ATGGAAACAAAAACCCTTGTGATTAACGGCATTCCCCGGCGCTTGCTGGCTAACCCCGACGATATGCTTGTGGACGTGCTGCGCGATCAGTTGCAGCTCACCAGTGTCAAAGTTGGTTGCGGCAAGGGTCAGTGCGGTGCCTGCACGGTGATCCTTGACGGCAAAGTTGTACGCGCCTGCGTGGTCAAAATGAGCCGCGTGGCAGAAAACGCCGCCGTAACCACGCTTGAAGGCGTGGGTACGCCCAACAACCTGCATCCGCTCCAGCATTCCTGGATTTACCACGGCGCGGCCCAGTGCGGTTTCTGTACCCCCGGTTTCATCGTTTCGGCCAAGGCCCTGCTTGATTCCAATCCCAATCCCAGCCGTGAAGACGTGCGCGACTGGTTCCAGAAAAATCACAACGTCTGCCGCTGTACGGGCTACAAGCCCCTGGTGGACGCGGTCATGGACGCTGCCGCCCTCATGCGCGGTGATAAAACGCTGGACGACGTTACCTTCAAGATGCCTGCCGATGGCCGCATCTGGGGTTCCACCATGCCCCGTCCTTCTGCTGTCGCCAAGGTGACCGGCACCGCCGAATTCGGCGCGGACGCGGCGCACCGCCTGCCCGCCAACACCCTGCACCTCGCCATTGCCCAGGCCAAGGTATCCCATGCCAACATCAAGGGCATCGACACCTCTGAAGCCGAAAAAATGCCCGGCGTGTACAAGGTGCTGACCCACAAGGACGTGAAGGGCAGGAACCGCATCACCGGCCTGATCACCTTCCCCACCAACAAGGGCGACGGCTGGGAACGTCCCATCCTTAACGATACCAAAATCTTCCAGTACGGCGATGCTCTTGCCATCGTCTGCGCGGACTCCGAATGCAACGCTCGCGCCGCGGCTGAAAAGGTCAAGTTTGACCTTGAGCTGCTGCCCGAATACATGAGCGCCCCCGAGGCCATGGCCCCGGACGCCATCGAAATCCACCCCGGCACCCCCAACATCTACTACGACCAGATTGAGGAAAAAGGCGCGGATACAGCTCCCTTCTTCAATGATCCGGCAAACGTTGTTGCGGAAGGCGATTACTACACCCAGCGCCAGCCCCACCTGCCCATCGAACCCGATGTGGGCTACGGCTATGTGAACGACAAGGGCCAGGTGGTTCTCCACTCCAAGTCCGTTGCCATCCATCTGCACGCGCTGATGATCGCCCCCGGCCTTGGCCTGGAATTCCCCAAGGATCTCGTACTGGTGCAGAACACCACCGGTGGTACCTTTGGCTACAAGTTCAGCCCCACCATGGAAGCCCTTGTGGGCGTGGCCGTTATGGCTACCGGCCGTCCCTGCCACCTGCGTTACAACTACGAACAGCAGCAGAACTACACCGGCAAGCGTTCGCCCTTCTGGACGACCGTGCGTTTTGCCGCCAACAAGCAGGGCAAGATTCTTGCCATGGAAACGGACTGGAGCGTTGACCACGGTCCTTATTCCGAATTTGGCGATCTGCTCACCCTGCGCGGCGCGCAGTATATCGGCGCTGGTTACGGCATCGCCAACATTCGCGGCAAGGGTCGTACCGTTGCCACCAACCACTGCTGGGGGGCGGCTTTCCGCGGTTACGGCTCAACGGAATCCGAATTCCCCTCCGAAGTGCTCATGGACGAACTGGCTGAAAAGCTGGGCATGGATCCCTTCGACATCCGCGAGCTGAACTGCTACCGCGAAGGCGATACCAACCCCTCCGGTCAGGTGCCTGAAGTCATGAGCCTGCCCGAAATGTTCCAGAAAATGCGCCCCTACTACGAAGAAGCCAAAAAGACCGTTAAGGCCAAGTCCACCGCCGAAGTCAAACGCGGCGTGGGTGTTGCCCTTGGCGTGTACGGCGCTGGCCTTGACGGGCCGGACACCTCCGAAGCCTGGGCCGAACTGAACCCCGACGGCAGCGTGACCGTGGGCAACTCGTGGGAAGATCACGGTCAGGGCGCTGATTCCGGCACCCTGGGCACCGCCCATGAAGCCTTGCGCCCCCTGAACATCAAGCCCGAAAATATCCACCTGGTCATGAACGATACCAGCAAGACCCCCAATTCCGGCCCTGCTGGCGGTTCGCGTTCTCAGGTCGTCACGGGCAACGCCACCCGCGTGGCCTGCGAAATGCTTATTGAAGGCATGCGCAAGCCCAGCGGCGGCTTCTTTACCTATGAGGAAATGAAGGCTGAAGGTCGCCCCGTGCACTATGACGGCAAGTGGTCTGCTCCGGCCAAGGACTGCGACGGCAAGGGTCAGGGCGAACCCTTTGCCTGCTACATGTACGGTCTGTTCCTTGCCGAAGTGGCCGTTGAGGTCGCCACCGGCAAAACCACGGTTGAAAAGCTTGTGTGCGTGGCCGACATCGGCACCCTGTGCAACAAGCTGGTGGTTGACGGCCAGATCTACGGCGGCTTGGCGCAGGGCGTTGGCCTTGCCCTGACCGAAGACTACGAAGACCTGAAGAAGCACAGCACTCTTGCTGGCGCGGGCGTGCCCACCATCAAGATGATTCCTGACGACATGGA
- the hcp gene encoding hydroxylamine reductase: MFCYQCQETVGNKGCTQVGVCGKKPETAALQDVLVYVTKGLALVATKLRALGKTVNHEIDRMVVGNLFCTITNANFDDDMIAERVRKTCAAKKALMAELASRDGLADAALWEADDKAAMLAKAATVGVLATSDDDVRSLRWLVTFGLKGMAAYAKHADVLGKHDPAVDNFLQEALAKTLDDSLSVADLVALTLETGNKGVSVMALLDAANTGTYGNPEITKVNIGVGTNPGILISGHDLRDLQMLLEQTEGTGVDVYTHSEMLPAHYYPAFKKFSHFKGNYGNAWWKQKEEFDTFNGPILLTTNCLVPPKDSYKDRVYTTGVVGFPGCKHIPGEIGEHKDFSAIIAHAKTCPAPTEIETGEIVGGFAHNQVLALADKVVDAVKSGAIKKFVVMAGCDGRLKGRSYYTEFAEGLPKDTVILTAGCAKYRYNKLDLGDIGGIPRVLDAGQCNDSYSLAVVALKLKEVFGLADINDLPIVYNIAWYEQKAVIVLLALLALGVKNIHVGPTLPAFLSPNVAKVLVEQFGIGGISTPQDDLKAFFG; the protein is encoded by the coding sequence ATGTTCTGCTATCAGTGCCAGGAAACCGTGGGCAACAAAGGCTGCACCCAGGTAGGCGTGTGCGGCAAAAAGCCCGAAACAGCCGCCCTTCAGGATGTGCTGGTATATGTGACCAAAGGCCTTGCGCTGGTTGCCACGAAGCTGCGCGCCCTGGGCAAGACCGTGAACCACGAAATCGACCGTATGGTTGTGGGCAATCTTTTCTGCACCATCACCAATGCCAACTTTGACGATGACATGATCGCCGAGCGCGTGCGCAAAACCTGTGCCGCCAAAAAAGCCCTGATGGCCGAGCTTGCCTCGCGCGACGGGCTGGCCGACGCTGCCCTGTGGGAAGCGGACGACAAGGCCGCCATGCTCGCCAAGGCTGCAACTGTGGGCGTTCTTGCCACCAGCGACGACGATGTTCGCTCCCTGCGCTGGCTCGTGACCTTTGGCCTCAAGGGCATGGCCGCCTATGCCAAGCACGCCGATGTGCTGGGCAAACATGATCCCGCCGTGGACAACTTCCTGCAGGAAGCTCTGGCCAAGACCCTGGACGACAGCCTTTCCGTGGCCGATCTCGTGGCCCTGACCCTTGAAACCGGCAACAAGGGCGTGAGCGTTATGGCTCTGCTTGATGCCGCCAATACCGGCACTTACGGCAACCCCGAGATCACCAAGGTCAACATTGGCGTGGGCACCAACCCCGGCATCCTGATTTCCGGCCACGATCTGCGCGACCTGCAGATGCTGCTTGAGCAGACCGAAGGCACGGGCGTGGACGTGTACACCCACTCCGAAATGCTGCCCGCCCACTACTACCCCGCTTTCAAGAAGTTCAGCCACTTCAAGGGCAACTACGGCAACGCGTGGTGGAAGCAGAAGGAAGAATTTGACACCTTCAACGGCCCCATCCTGCTGACCACCAACTGCCTTGTGCCGCCCAAGGACAGCTACAAAGACCGCGTGTACACCACAGGGGTGGTGGGCTTCCCCGGTTGCAAACACATCCCCGGTGAAATCGGCGAACACAAGGACTTTTCGGCCATTATCGCTCACGCCAAGACCTGCCCGGCCCCCACGGAAATTGAGACCGGCGAAATTGTGGGCGGCTTTGCGCACAATCAAGTGCTGGCTCTGGCCGACAAGGTCGTTGACGCTGTGAAGTCTGGCGCCATCAAAAAATTTGTGGTCATGGCTGGCTGCGATGGCCGCCTCAAGGGCCGCTCCTACTACACCGAATTTGCCGAAGGCCTGCCCAAGGATACCGTTATCCTTACCGCCGGTTGCGCCAAATACCGCTACAACAAGCTTGACCTCGGCGATATCGGCGGTATCCCCCGCGTGCTGGACGCCGGTCAGTGCAACGACTCTTACTCCCTGGCCGTTGTGGCTCTTAAACTCAAGGAAGTGTTTGGCCTCGCCGACATCAACGACCTGCCCATCGTGTACAACATTGCCTGGTACGAACAGAAGGCTGTTATCGTGCTGCTGGCCCTGCTTGCCCTTGGCGTGAAGAACATCCACGTTGGACCCACGCTGCCTGCCTTCCTTTCGCCCAACGTGGCCAAGGTGCTGGTGGAACAGTTTGGCATCGGCGGTATCAGCACCCCGCAGGACGACCTTAAGGCTTTCTTCGGTTAA